A region of Opitutaceae bacterium DNA encodes the following proteins:
- a CDS encoding M3 family metallopeptidase produces MSEHPFNDPAFEIRWSQHSAERIVPDIELALSRAEAAIAAIASRDMGTLTYDNTYLALERSTEELNFAWGKVTHLQSVADAPAIREAHNAMLPKVSAFFAKIPLNAPLWARLKSFGESAEGRALKGIHARLIEETGASFRLAGADLPEAQRGRLEELQSELAQITQKYSENVLDATNAWQLLVEDESKLEGLPAHAKAAARANAERKGLGTPEKPVWRFTLHGPSIEPVLTYAENEDLRRQVWSAFVSVGSVAPHDNADLVRRILTLRAEKASLLGKSHFADLVLERRMAKTGARALAFIEDLKARAQDPFRRECRELEDFKAKRLGVPSETLKAWEVSFWAERLRKDRYDFDEEALRPYFPMDRVISGLFEIADRVLGLTIVERPAGSVEVWHPEVRFYDLFDRRKRHLGSFYADWHPRESKRGGAWMGYLLTGGVSPPSGREPHLGYICGNLTPPIGGRQALLTHREVETVFHEFGHLLHHLLGEVEIKSLNGVNVAWDFVELPSQILENWTWERAGLDLFARHHETGEPIPEPLFRKMIAARRFRGAAAVMRQIQFAKMDLALHMRTAEFLDGDIEAKARAVVADCIIPTVPPGRTILLRFNHLFSDPVGYAAGYYSYKWAEVLDADAFTRFQKEGVFNSETGAAFVKEILSRGNSADPEELYRAFMGRDPDLTALLARSGLETA; encoded by the coding sequence ATGAGTGAGCATCCCTTCAATGACCCGGCGTTTGAGATCCGGTGGTCGCAGCATTCGGCTGAACGCATTGTTCCCGACATCGAACTGGCGCTGAGCCGCGCCGAGGCGGCCATAGCGGCCATTGCGTCGCGGGACATGGGGACGCTCACGTATGACAATACGTACCTGGCGCTCGAGCGGTCGACGGAGGAGCTGAATTTCGCCTGGGGAAAAGTCACGCACCTGCAGTCGGTCGCCGATGCGCCCGCGATCCGCGAGGCTCACAATGCGATGCTGCCAAAGGTGTCGGCCTTCTTTGCCAAAATTCCGTTGAACGCCCCGTTGTGGGCGCGGTTGAAGAGTTTTGGCGAATCCGCGGAAGGACGCGCGTTGAAGGGAATCCATGCGCGCCTGATCGAGGAGACCGGGGCGTCGTTCCGACTTGCCGGTGCGGATCTCCCCGAGGCCCAGCGCGGGCGGCTCGAGGAACTCCAGAGTGAGCTTGCCCAGATCACGCAGAAGTATTCGGAAAACGTGCTCGATGCGACGAACGCCTGGCAGCTTCTGGTCGAGGATGAATCGAAGCTCGAGGGACTGCCGGCGCACGCGAAGGCGGCCGCGCGCGCCAATGCGGAGCGCAAGGGGCTCGGCACTCCGGAGAAACCGGTCTGGCGATTCACGCTGCACGGGCCGTCGATCGAGCCGGTCCTCACCTATGCGGAGAACGAGGATCTCCGCCGGCAGGTGTGGTCGGCATTTGTCTCCGTCGGTTCCGTGGCTCCGCATGACAATGCGGATCTCGTCCGGCGCATCCTGACGCTCCGGGCGGAGAAGGCGTCGCTTCTCGGCAAATCCCATTTTGCGGACCTCGTGCTGGAGCGCCGCATGGCGAAGACGGGTGCGCGCGCCTTGGCCTTCATCGAGGATTTGAAGGCCCGTGCGCAGGATCCCTTCAGGCGTGAATGCCGCGAACTGGAGGACTTCAAGGCGAAGCGCCTCGGCGTCCCGTCGGAAACGCTGAAGGCGTGGGAGGTTTCCTTCTGGGCGGAACGCCTGCGGAAGGATCGGTACGATTTTGACGAGGAGGCGCTTCGCCCCTATTTCCCGATGGACCGCGTGATCTCCGGACTTTTCGAAATCGCGGACCGCGTGCTCGGCCTGACCATCGTTGAGCGCCCCGCGGGAAGCGTTGAGGTCTGGCACCCGGAGGTAAGATTCTACGATCTTTTCGACCGAAGGAAACGCCACCTGGGGTCGTTCTATGCCGACTGGCACCCCCGCGAATCGAAGCGCGGCGGAGCCTGGATGGGTTATTTGCTGACGGGTGGAGTGAGTCCGCCGTCGGGACGCGAACCCCATCTCGGCTACATCTGCGGCAATCTGACGCCACCGATCGGAGGGCGGCAGGCGCTGCTGACCCATCGCGAGGTCGAGACGGTCTTTCACGAATTCGGCCATCTGCTGCATCACCTCCTCGGAGAGGTGGAGATCAAGTCGCTCAATGGCGTCAATGTGGCCTGGGACTTTGTCGAACTCCCGTCGCAGATCCTGGAAAACTGGACCTGGGAGAGGGCGGGGCTCGATCTCTTTGCGCGGCATCATGAGACGGGCGAACCCATCCCCGAGCCACTCTTCAGGAAGATGATCGCAGCCCGGCGGTTCCGCGGTGCGGCTGCGGTCATGCGGCAGATACAGTTCGCGAAGATGGACCTCGCGCTTCACATGCGCACGGCGGAGTTTCTCGATGGCGACATCGAAGCCAAGGCGCGTGCGGTGGTGGCGGACTGCATCATCCCGACGGTGCCGCCCGGCCGGACCATCCTGCTCCGCTTCAACCATCTTTTCAGCGATCCGGTCGGTTATGCGGCCGGCTACTATTCGTACAAGTGGGCGGAGGTGTTGGACGCCGATGCGTTCACCCGGTTTCAGAAGGAGGGTGTCTTCAATTCCGAGACCGGCGCGGCGTTTGTGAAGGAGATTCTCAGCAGGGGAAATTCCGCGGATCCTGAGGAACTGTACCGCGCCTTCATGGGTCGGGATCCTGATCTCACCGCGCTGCTTGCACGCAGCGGACTTGAAACAGCATAA
- a CDS encoding 2,4-dihydroxyhept-2-ene-1,7-dioic acid aldolase gives MTAIPTRPNLRRRLREGRTILGSWLNSGSPMLAELMASCGFDFLCVDSEHSAVDLPEAQRLFQAIRSGNPACGALVRLHGVDYAWVKRYLDAGADGVVAPLVRTAAEASLLVQACKYPPVGLRGVGFCRANGYGLRVEDELVRANEEVLVAVQIEHIDAVDAIDEILSVPGIDAVFIGPYDLTASMGIPAQFSHPDYLAAKARILAACTRNRIVPGIHAVPSDPDAAEKLLREGYRFVAYSLDITMIATACTTALARLRDMT, from the coding sequence ATGACTGCAATTCCAACCCGACCCAATCTCCGCAGGCGCCTTCGCGAAGGACGAACCATCCTCGGAAGCTGGCTCAACAGCGGGAGTCCGATGCTCGCGGAGCTGATGGCATCCTGCGGGTTCGACTTCCTCTGTGTGGACAGCGAACACTCGGCGGTGGATCTTCCCGAGGCACAGCGCCTTTTCCAAGCGATTCGTTCGGGCAACCCCGCCTGCGGAGCGCTTGTGCGGTTGCACGGGGTGGACTATGCCTGGGTCAAGCGGTACCTCGACGCCGGTGCCGACGGCGTGGTCGCCCCCTTGGTTCGAACCGCAGCGGAAGCCAGTCTGCTTGTGCAGGCGTGCAAGTACCCGCCGGTCGGGCTTCGTGGCGTCGGGTTCTGTCGTGCGAACGGTTATGGACTCCGGGTCGAGGATGAACTGGTGCGCGCGAACGAGGAGGTGCTGGTCGCCGTCCAGATCGAGCACATTGATGCCGTCGATGCGATCGACGAGATTCTCTCGGTGCCCGGCATCGACGCGGTGTTCATCGGACCCTACGACCTGACGGCTTCCATGGGGATTCCCGCGCAGTTCTCGCACCCCGACTATCTGGCTGCGAAAGCCAGGATTCTCGCCGCATGCACGCGCAACCGGATTGTCCCGGGCATTCATGCCGTGCCGTCCGATCCTGATGCTGCCGAAAAGCTGCTTCGGGAAGGCTATCGGTTCGTTGCCTACAGCCTGGACATCACAATGATCGCCACGGCCTGCACGACGGCCCTTGCGCGCCTGCGCGACATGACTTGA
- a CDS encoding YhcH/YjgK/YiaL family protein, with amino-acid sequence MICGQLRDFEDLGLDACGAAAVRAVAWIRSLPPEPKEGSFDIGDGMRALILRYATVIESSARFETHRRHVDLQYTLAGGEVIEWCPRGLLKPFGDYDETRDLIFYDSRSPAGRVVAEPGIFSLFTPLDAHRGGVRIDSATVEVLKLVVKIPVKDFLIPRFP; translated from the coding sequence ATGATTTGCGGTCAACTGCGCGACTTTGAGGACCTTGGGCTGGATGCCTGCGGTGCAGCGGCGGTGCGAGCGGTCGCCTGGATCAGGTCGCTGCCGCCGGAACCGAAGGAAGGGAGCTTCGACATCGGCGACGGGATGCGCGCATTGATCCTCCGCTATGCGACGGTGATTGAATCCTCCGCCCGCTTTGAAACGCACCGGAGGCACGTGGATCTTCAATACACCCTCGCGGGAGGCGAGGTGATCGAGTGGTGTCCGAGGGGATTGCTTAAGCCTTTTGGCGACTATGATGAGACCCGGGACCTCATTTTCTATGATTCGCGGTCCCCAGCGGGGCGGGTGGTTGCGGAGCCTGGCATCTTTTCGCTCTTCACCCCGTTGGACGCCCACCGCGGTGGCGTGAGGATTGACAGTGCCACGGTTGAGGTTCTGAAACTGGTCGTGAAGATTCCCGTTAAGGACTTTCTCATTCCTAGATTTCCATGA
- a CDS encoding TonB-dependent receptor plug domain-containing protein: MKSHTSYGNGISRAKILRTLLLAVLPAIAGEAAAQTVSSTAPDDKDVITLTPFSVEAKEDASGYGVTSATSVTRLNTPLRDIPQTVNIASERMIKELAAPTLGEAVAFLPGVTVRNGGQDQFQVRSIDVFSQFRNSFRYTSGQSMQFRKDMANIDRIEVIKGLGSATTGRGEAGGVVNLVTKKPQKKRMNSVSFTIDDFSYNKSVLDSTGPLTSDGRVLYRAIASYTGGEIYLPNERYDTFAFFPSVHVQLTDRTDLLVEGTLQSGRTPSAEFFEIQDEMQFFYRAPNGQVFRTFPQDGALHKTRMLPQDTPQTASWVKPDAQDYEVLTQVNHKFNDWLSTRQGVLWVKTEVDRELTRLRGFGNYIFDPANPLGPPIDWTMALRHDTTERDTEFVSYQGDFLMEYNFAKMSHQTLVGYEYTKRDIFDRFKRANTGGIFRILDNSAFLNLKRSDLPAQRVSTEETRDVEETSFYVQHTVKAWEDRLQVTGGWRYDKIEEDIHNLMNNSFTASRPEPTDKTWRVGAGYRLFSGANLFAVHAEQQDPERNVLRYPEGTFGVAGRDPAARVAASRTVELDEIGIKSELFGGKYTFNVSYYKILEGSDIRSVNFRTNRNDELSPLYNWRENVVDPSSTAEGVEFELSGAPTDRLSFYASGAFAHTAIFAVQSDQTVVKRRQRGDTPVRLNFMGSYLGYRSPVWSVYFQNAFGYTDDVVLNPDNIVLQSGSLRWDVGVRVLRKQGRGSWDAQFRVQNVLDQRVVTGTANSGTSPRRVVFSLERRF; the protein is encoded by the coding sequence ATGAAATCGCACACCTCATACGGGAATGGAATATCCCGCGCAAAAATCCTGCGGACCCTCCTTCTCGCCGTGCTGCCGGCGATCGCCGGAGAAGCCGCCGCACAGACTGTTTCAAGCACCGCACCCGACGACAAGGATGTGATCACCCTGACGCCCTTCTCGGTTGAAGCGAAGGAGGACGCCAGCGGCTATGGCGTGACATCGGCGACGTCGGTCACGCGCCTGAACACGCCTTTGCGGGACATCCCGCAGACGGTCAACATTGCGAGCGAGCGCATGATCAAGGAACTGGCGGCGCCGACACTGGGCGAGGCCGTTGCGTTTCTCCCGGGCGTCACGGTGCGCAATGGCGGACAGGACCAGTTTCAGGTCCGGTCGATCGATGTCTTCAGCCAGTTCAGAAACAGCTTCCGCTACACCTCCGGCCAGTCGATGCAGTTCCGAAAGGACATGGCCAACATCGACCGCATTGAGGTGATCAAGGGGCTCGGCTCGGCGACCACGGGGCGTGGCGAGGCGGGGGGCGTCGTGAATCTGGTCACCAAGAAGCCGCAGAAGAAGCGGATGAATTCCGTGAGCTTCACGATCGACGACTTCAGCTACAACAAGAGCGTGCTCGACAGCACCGGACCGCTCACCTCCGACGGGCGGGTGCTCTACCGGGCGATAGCCTCCTACACGGGCGGCGAGATCTACCTTCCCAACGAACGCTATGACACGTTTGCGTTCTTCCCCTCCGTCCATGTGCAGCTCACGGACCGGACGGACCTGCTGGTCGAGGGAACGCTGCAGTCAGGCCGGACGCCGTCGGCGGAGTTTTTCGAGATCCAGGATGAAATGCAGTTCTTCTACCGGGCGCCGAACGGACAGGTCTTCCGGACCTTTCCGCAGGACGGTGCGCTTCACAAGACGCGCATGCTGCCGCAGGACACGCCCCAGACGGCATCGTGGGTCAAGCCCGATGCGCAGGACTACGAAGTGCTGACCCAGGTCAACCACAAGTTCAACGACTGGCTTTCGACCCGGCAGGGCGTCCTCTGGGTGAAGACAGAGGTTGACCGCGAGCTGACGCGCCTGCGCGGATTCGGGAACTACATCTTCGACCCGGCCAATCCGCTCGGTCCGCCGATCGACTGGACCATGGCGCTGCGGCACGACACCACGGAGCGCGACACCGAATTTGTGTCCTACCAGGGCGATTTCCTGATGGAATACAATTTTGCGAAGATGTCGCACCAGACTCTCGTGGGATATGAATACACGAAGCGCGACATTTTTGACCGGTTCAAGCGCGCCAATACGGGCGGCATTTTTCGCATACTCGACAACAGTGCCTTTCTCAACCTGAAGCGGAGCGATCTGCCGGCGCAGAGGGTCTCGACGGAGGAGACGCGGGACGTTGAGGAGACGTCGTTCTATGTGCAGCACACCGTGAAAGCATGGGAGGATCGCCTGCAGGTCACCGGAGGATGGCGCTATGACAAGATCGAGGAGGACATCCACAATTTGATGAACAACAGCTTCACGGCGTCGCGCCCGGAGCCAACGGACAAAACCTGGCGGGTCGGCGCCGGATACCGGCTGTTCTCCGGGGCCAATCTCTTTGCGGTCCATGCGGAGCAACAGGATCCGGAGCGGAATGTGCTCCGCTATCCCGAGGGAACGTTTGGAGTGGCGGGCCGGGATCCCGCGGCGCGGGTCGCGGCATCGCGCACGGTGGAGCTCGATGAGATCGGCATCAAGTCGGAGCTGTTTGGCGGCAAGTACACCTTCAATGTCTCCTACTACAAGATTCTCGAGGGAAGCGACATCCGCTCGGTGAATTTCCGCACCAACCGCAATGACGAGCTGAGCCCGTTGTACAACTGGCGCGAGAACGTGGTGGATCCGAGTTCCACGGCGGAGGGGGTGGAGTTCGAGTTGTCGGGGGCGCCGACGGACAGGCTCTCGTTCTATGCGTCGGGTGCGTTTGCGCACACTGCGATATTCGCCGTCCAGTCCGATCAGACGGTCGTGAAGCGGAGGCAGCGCGGGGACACGCCTGTGCGCCTGAATTTCATGGGCAGCTATCTTGGCTACAGAAGCCCGGTCTGGTCGGTTTACTTCCAGAATGCCTTTGGCTACACCGATGATGTGGTGCTCAACCCCGACAACATCGTGCTGCAGAGCGGCAGCCTGCGCTGGGATGTTGGCGTGCGAGTTCTGCGCAAGCAGGGAAGGGGATCCTGGGATGCGCAGTTTCGCGTGCAGAACGTCCTGGATCAGCGCGTCGTCACGGGCACGGCAAACAGCGGAACGTCGCCGCGACGGGTTGTGTTCTCCCTTGAGCGGAGATTCTGA
- a CDS encoding LacI family DNA-binding transcriptional regulator gives MTVSRAMRNHPNVAPATRRLIVNAARKAGYAPDPYMARLMARVRSHRHKDSEAVVAVLRDYHQGDDLLDSAYHYAPLRDISHHAARYGYRAEEFRLDRAKMSPERLRQILDARGIEGLIVSPQSSRSIGREMDYSGFAAVTLGYGLPNPGLHRASTNMTRGILKATRELADRGYRRIGLAVSEWIDARSDHTYTGAMLNHQRLIRPADRVPLLLFPKNNIAEDKRYFCTWFRRHRPDVVISFDTYVPDWLTGDLGLSIPGDCGFVVHDWIERCPHHAGIDHRRPDVIGAAMDLLATQLLNNERGVPAVARQVLIEPAWIDGPSIRPR, from the coding sequence ATGACGGTGTCACGAGCCATGCGGAACCACCCGAACGTCGCCCCCGCCACGCGACGCCTCATCGTGAACGCCGCAAGAAAGGCGGGGTACGCGCCTGATCCCTACATGGCGCGGCTGATGGCCAGGGTCCGCAGCCATCGCCACAAGGATTCCGAGGCGGTCGTCGCCGTGCTGCGCGACTATCACCAGGGCGACGACCTGCTCGACTCCGCCTACCACTACGCTCCGCTGCGCGACATCAGCCACCACGCGGCGCGCTACGGCTACCGCGCAGAGGAGTTCCGGCTCGACCGCGCCAAGATGTCCCCGGAACGGCTGCGCCAGATCCTGGATGCACGCGGCATCGAGGGCCTGATCGTCTCGCCGCAGTCATCCCGGAGCATCGGGCGCGAAATGGACTACTCGGGTTTCGCCGCCGTGACGCTCGGCTACGGCCTTCCCAACCCGGGATTGCATCGCGCAAGCACCAACATGACCCGCGGCATCCTCAAGGCGACCCGCGAACTCGCCGACCGCGGCTACCGCCGCATCGGCCTCGCCGTGTCCGAATGGATCGACGCCCGCTCCGACCACACCTACACGGGCGCGATGCTCAACCATCAGCGCCTGATCAGGCCCGCCGACCGGGTGCCGCTCCTGCTCTTTCCCAAGAACAACATCGCCGAGGACAAGCGCTACTTCTGCACCTGGTTCCGCCGCCACCGGCCCGACGTCGTCATCTCCTTTGACACCTACGTCCCGGATTGGCTGACAGGGGATCTGGGGCTGAGCATCCCCGGGGACTGCGGATTCGTCGTCCACGACTGGATCGAGCGCTGCCCGCACCATGCAGGCATCGATCACCGCCGCCCGGACGTCATTGGCGCCGCCATGGACCTCCTGGCGACGCAGCTCCTCAACAACGAGCGGGGTGTGCCGGCCGTCGCGCGGCAGGTCCTTATCGAGCCCGCGTGGATCGATGGACCCAGCATACGCCCCCGTTGA
- a CDS encoding D-glycerate dehydrogenase: MPKHPGARRSAPLPLVLVTSETRREELAPLRGIARLLVGPGGGNTMPRSEVLRWAPKVAAIICRGELQVDAEILERAPHLRIVASASVGVDKLDLARMERQGVFATNAPDYFVEATADYTLGAIISLLRRLNEADRYVRRGQWRSFQPGAWDGALLRGKVLGLVGYGAIGQAVARRAAGFGLEVIHYRRTPSRDAGYTPLEQLLARSDIVSLHVPLNEDSRALIDEQRLRRMKPGACLVNVSRGQVVDEPALISALESGRLAGAALDVFADEPRVPLALRRLPNTLLTPHIGGGTVESRRHSSLTCARAVARVLSGQRPDNLKNNPSAGSLRKWRGSKPSANPK; encoded by the coding sequence ATGCCAAAACACCCCGGCGCCCGGCGCTCCGCTCCCCTCCCACTTGTCCTGGTGACATCCGAAACGCGCCGCGAGGAGCTGGCTCCCCTGCGCGGCATCGCCCGGCTGCTCGTTGGTCCCGGCGGCGGCAACACGATGCCCAGGTCCGAGGTCCTTCGATGGGCCCCAAAAGTTGCGGCCATCATCTGCCGCGGAGAACTGCAGGTGGATGCCGAGATCCTGGAGCGCGCCCCCCACCTGCGCATTGTCGCCAGTGCGTCGGTCGGAGTCGACAAGCTGGACCTCGCCCGCATGGAACGCCAGGGCGTCTTCGCCACAAATGCGCCGGATTACTTCGTCGAGGCAACGGCCGACTACACGCTCGGGGCGATAATATCCCTCCTGCGGCGGCTCAATGAGGCGGATCGCTACGTGCGCCGGGGTCAATGGCGCAGCTTCCAGCCCGGTGCGTGGGACGGAGCGCTGCTGCGCGGAAAGGTTCTCGGCCTCGTCGGCTACGGCGCCATCGGCCAGGCGGTCGCACGGCGCGCGGCGGGATTCGGCCTGGAGGTCATCCACTACCGGCGCACCCCGTCGCGGGATGCTGGATACACGCCTCTCGAACAGCTCCTGGCCCGATCCGACATTGTGTCCCTCCATGTCCCCTTGAACGAGGATTCGCGCGCATTGATCGACGAGCAAAGACTCCGGCGGATGAAGCCGGGGGCCTGCCTGGTCAATGTGTCCCGCGGACAGGTTGTTGATGAGCCGGCACTGATTTCAGCCCTTGAGTCAGGGCGGCTCGCCGGTGCCGCGCTCGATGTGTTTGCCGACGAGCCTCGCGTGCCGCTGGCATTGCGCCGGCTGCCCAATACGCTGCTCACACCTCACATTGGTGGAGGCACGGTGGAAAGCCGCAGACATTCGTCGCTCACCTGCGCGAGGGCTGTTGCGCGAGTCCTCTCTGGACAACGGCCTGATAATCTCAAGAACAACCCCTCCGCCGGTTCCCTCCGGAAATGGCGCGGCTCCAAACCCTCGGCCAATCCCAAATGA
- a CDS encoding MFS transporter, producing the protein MMSTSSVHEPELIRKISFRLLPFLMLLYLVAYIDRANISVAALQMNADLGLSARMYGLGAGLFYVTYILFEVPSNIILARVGARRWIARIMLTWGMIAAGMAFIHTAGQLYTMRLLLGAAEAGFTPGIIYYLSRWYPSRHRAGALSYFYIAAALASVVGLPLSGALLGLDGWHGFSGWRWLYFLEGIPAMILGVAVFYYLPDRPSKARWLSRDQADWLENTIADESAAAPAAKSHAAGWRRAFSDSRVWLLSLFWLLQAFGTIGVTLFLPQILKSLSNASNFLVSLYSALPFIFACIFMYVNGRHSDRTGERRWHLGLPLMVSGILLAVATTSSNLTFAYVLLVLAVGFNWAVTPVFWAVTTEYLAGGVAAAGAIALINSVANLAGVGLPPAMGWIRDHRGSYQLALLLIALALFLGGILGHALAGKKPGSSC; encoded by the coding sequence ATGATGAGCACTTCATCCGTCCATGAACCCGAACTCATTCGGAAGATCAGCTTTCGCCTGCTGCCATTCCTGATGCTGCTTTACCTGGTCGCCTACATCGACCGGGCGAACATTTCAGTCGCAGCACTTCAGATGAACGCCGATCTTGGGTTGAGCGCCCGCATGTATGGACTCGGTGCCGGCCTCTTCTACGTCACCTACATTCTCTTCGAGGTCCCCAGCAACATCATCCTGGCCCGCGTGGGCGCGCGACGCTGGATCGCCCGCATCATGCTTACCTGGGGAATGATCGCCGCCGGCATGGCGTTCATCCACACCGCCGGTCAGCTCTACACGATGCGGCTCCTCCTCGGCGCCGCGGAAGCGGGCTTCACCCCAGGCATCATCTACTACCTGAGCCGCTGGTACCCGTCCCGCCACCGCGCCGGTGCGCTCTCCTATTTCTACATCGCGGCGGCGCTTGCCTCGGTCGTCGGGCTCCCTCTCTCCGGAGCGCTCCTGGGGCTCGACGGCTGGCATGGCTTCTCAGGGTGGCGCTGGCTCTATTTTCTCGAGGGAATACCCGCCATGATTCTCGGTGTCGCGGTTTTCTACTACCTGCCTGACCGGCCCTCGAAGGCCCGATGGCTTTCACGCGATCAGGCGGACTGGCTGGAAAACACGATCGCGGATGAGTCCGCCGCAGCCCCTGCCGCCAAATCACACGCCGCTGGCTGGCGGCGCGCCTTCAGCGACAGCCGGGTCTGGCTCCTGAGCCTGTTCTGGCTTCTCCAGGCGTTCGGCACCATCGGTGTTACGCTTTTCCTGCCGCAGATCCTGAAGAGCCTCTCGAACGCCAGCAATTTTCTGGTGAGCCTCTACTCCGCCCTGCCGTTCATCTTCGCCTGCATTTTCATGTACGTGAACGGCCGGCATTCCGATCGCACCGGAGAGCGGCGCTGGCATCTGGGACTTCCCCTCATGGTCTCGGGAATCCTGCTGGCCGTGGCAACAACCAGCAGCAACCTCACCTTCGCCTATGTTCTCCTGGTGCTTGCCGTGGGATTCAACTGGGCCGTGACACCTGTCTTCTGGGCGGTGACCACGGAATACCTGGCAGGCGGCGTTGCCGCGGCGGGGGCCATCGCCCTCATCAATTCCGTCGCCAACCTCGCCGGCGTGGGTCTGCCCCCAGCGATGGGCTGGATTCGCGACCACCGCGGGAGCTACCAGCTCGCACTCCTGCTCATAGCGCTCGCGCTCTTCCTCGGAGGAATCCTCGGTCATGCGCTCGCCGGAAAGAAGCCCGGCTCATCCTGTTGA
- the dgoD gene encoding galactonate dehydratase, with translation MKITRLETFHVRPRWLLVRVHTDSGLSGWGEATLEARSLTVETMVREMSGWLIGQDPRRIEHIWQTLHRGSFYRGGPVHGSAIAGIDIALWDILGKSLGTPVHQLLGGRVRDRIRMYAWTDAGTADDYVNSVRDLRDRRGLTAFKYNATGQMRPVSSLSAIETAVTRFKDLRKLVGPDVDIAADFHGRLTFADAKRLIGRLEEFHPLFIEEPILPGDPEGMRLIAESTRIPIAAGERLFNRWDFQPLLDRRAISVAQPDLAHAGGISETRRIAALAESRDILVAPHCPVGPVGLAASLQIDAACPNFLIQEHVTLGESLLTKPFVLEAGFLKVPEAPGLGVEIDEKKLAAEKFDGVWHNPRYTAEDNAFAEW, from the coding sequence ATGAAGATCACACGATTGGAGACTTTCCACGTCCGCCCCCGCTGGCTCCTCGTCCGCGTGCACACCGACTCCGGACTCAGCGGCTGGGGTGAAGCGACGCTTGAGGCCCGCTCGCTCACCGTGGAAACGATGGTCCGCGAAATGTCCGGCTGGCTGATCGGCCAGGACCCGCGCCGCATCGAGCACATCTGGCAGACGCTGCACCGCGGAAGTTTCTATCGCGGCGGCCCCGTCCACGGCTCGGCCATCGCCGGAATAGACATCGCACTCTGGGACATCCTTGGAAAGAGCCTCGGGACTCCAGTGCATCAACTGCTGGGCGGACGCGTTCGCGACAGGATCCGCATGTATGCCTGGACGGACGCGGGCACCGCCGACGACTACGTCAATTCGGTTCGCGACCTGCGCGACCGCCGGGGTCTGACCGCATTCAAGTACAACGCCACCGGTCAGATGCGCCCGGTTTCGTCGCTCTCCGCGATTGAGACCGCCGTCACCCGGTTCAAGGACCTGCGGAAACTGGTCGGGCCAGATGTCGACATCGCAGCCGACTTCCACGGTCGTCTGACGTTCGCCGATGCCAAACGCCTGATCGGCCGCCTCGAGGAATTTCATCCGCTGTTCATCGAGGAACCCATTCTTCCCGGCGATCCGGAAGGCATGCGACTGATCGCGGAATCGACCCGGATCCCCATCGCCGCCGGTGAACGCCTTTTCAATCGCTGGGATTTTCAGCCCCTTCTCGATCGCCGCGCGATCAGCGTTGCCCAGCCCGACCTCGCACACGCCGGGGGAATTTCCGAGACGCGCCGCATCGCCGCACTCGCCGAATCGCGCGACATACTCGTCGCCCCGCACTGCCCGGTCGGCCCGGTCGGCCTGGCCGCATCCCTGCAAATCGACGCGGCCTGCCCCAATTTTCTGATCCAGGAGCACGTCACCCTCGGCGAATCGCTCCTGACCAAGCCATTCGTGCTCGAAGCCGGATTCCTGAAGGTGCCCGAAGCCCCCGGCCTGGGCGTCGAAATTGATGAAAAGAAACTCGCT